TTCTCCCGATGTGATCTTGCGAGCTACTTTCACGGCAAAATCCGGATAATCGACACTTTCGGTGCCATGGGTTCCCACATCGTAAACCCGGTACCCGAGACCTTCCATATATTTTTTCAAGCTTTCCTTAACCGCAAATCCCCCATGGTCGGAACCGATCGCTACCCGTTTCACCTGATCGCAGCAATTCACCGGTTCAACCTCCGGGAGATTGTCGACCGTCGAGGCGTAAAGACCACTGACCACGTTCTGGATAATACGGGATTGATTATTCACCGGACGCTCTCCTCTTTATCATCAACCTGGATTTCATCGACGATCCCGACAATCATCGTCCGAACCGGCGCTGCCGGATCGGCCAGAATCATGCGCGACGAATTCCCTTCATCCAGCACCAACACCGTATCTCCCTCCCCGGCCTGTACCGTGTCGAAAGCCAACAAACTTTTTCCCTGAGGTCGGGCGTCTTTATCCAGCGGCTGCACTATCATTAATTTCAAACCACGCAAGACCGCCAGTTTTTGGGTTGCAACCACGTTTCCGATGACTCGGCCGACAATCATGTCAAACCCCCACGTTGACCTGATCGACAATTCCCATTACGGTCAGATCGGATGGATTAAACCAGTTGGGAAGGGCAATCGCCGCCTCCCGGCCCGCTTCGAAAAACACGATATCTCCCCGGCCAGCCTGTACAAGGTCACAGGCCACCAGAGGTGAACCGGAATGCTCCAAGCGTTCATCCAAAGGCTGAACCAGGAGAAACTTGATTCCCTGTAACGATTCAACTTTCAGAGTACAGACCACCGAACCGATTACTTTACCCAGACGCATCCTGTTCTCCTTTTTAGACAATTCGGAAATAATCAACCAGAGTACACCGTCTTTCCCGGGTAAAAGTCCGGGCCCGGGTTAACCCTTCCCCGGTGGGACTGGCTATGGTGAAACTGGTAAATCCGGCCCCGCCCATGCCCAATCCGCTATAGCTGGGCCCGTTTTTCACGAATATCGAACAATTCATCAGCCGGGCCATGCGGGACAGGTTGGCAATGTTTCGGGAATGCATCACGGCGGTATGCCGGTATCCGTGTTCGCACTCCAC
This is a stretch of genomic DNA from Atribacteraceae bacterium. It encodes these proteins:
- the rpiB gene encoding ribose 5-phosphate isomerase B; translated protein: MNNQSRIIQNVVSGLYASTVDNLPEVEPVNCCDQVKRVAIGSDHGGFAVKESLKKYMEGLGYRVYDVGTHGTESVDYPDFAVKVARKITSGECERGIMIDGAGIGSCMVCNKVKGIRAALCYDRKTVVNSREHNNANVLTLGGPLHPLDELCEMVKLWLETRFAGGRHWPRINKMMAVERNR
- a CDS encoding EutN/CcmL family microcompartment protein, which produces MIVGRVIGNVVATQKLAVLRGLKLMIVQPLDKDARPQGKSLLAFDTVQAGEGDTVLVLDEGNSSRMILADPAAPVRTMIVGIVDEIQVDDKEESVR
- a CDS encoding EutN/CcmL family microcompartment protein; its protein translation is MRLGKVIGSVVCTLKVESLQGIKFLLVQPLDERLEHSGSPLVACDLVQAGRGDIVFFEAGREAAIALPNWFNPSDLTVMGIVDQVNVGV